In the Flagellimonas sp. HMM57 genome, one interval contains:
- the dtd gene encoding D-aminoacyl-tRNA deacylase has protein sequence MRAVVQRVARASVTVDDKVISEIKHGLLVLLGIEDADGEEDIAWLSKKIVNLRIFNDVSGVMNRSVLDVEGNVIVVSQFTLHAATKKGNRPSYIKASKPEIAIPLYEKFVRKIEGDLGKSVGTGIFGADMKVELLNDGPVTILIDTKNKE, from the coding sequence ATGAGGGCAGTAGTACAGCGGGTAGCTAGGGCAAGCGTTACAGTAGATGATAAAGTAATCTCTGAAATTAAACACGGTCTACTGGTTTTATTGGGAATCGAAGATGCCGATGGGGAAGAGGACATTGCATGGTTATCAAAAAAAATAGTGAACCTTCGTATTTTTAATGATGTATCGGGTGTTATGAATCGCTCTGTTCTGGATGTGGAAGGGAATGTAATCGTGGTCAGTCAATTTACACTTCATGCAGCTACCAAAAAGGGGAATCGGCCCTCCTATATCAAAGCTTCAAAGCCAGAAATAGCCATTCCGCTTTATGAAAAATTTGTCCGGAAAATTGAAGGAGATTTAGGTAAAAGCGTTGGCACTGGAATCTTTGGCGCCGATATGAAAGTTGAACTATTAAATGATGGGCCGGTTACAATATTAATAGATACCAAGAATAAAGAATAA
- a CDS encoding head GIN domain-containing protein — protein MKKTFTLFVLFVSANMFSQRMIDTEVGDFNEIKVFDLIEVNLIQSDDNRIVIKGKNVDDIKWMNKKGVLKLRMQLDKKFTGEDTLIEVHYTDLNIIDGNEGAKITCNEMVKKSKIELRAQEGAKIHIGMDVDYADIRAVTGGIVEASGLAKNQTVVLNTGGIFEGRELRTSSTDIKISAGGEAEVFASEQIDIKVKAGGDVNVYGNPKKVYKNTFVGGRVYIVE, from the coding sequence ATGAAAAAAACATTTACGCTTTTTGTCCTTTTTGTTTCTGCCAATATGTTTTCCCAACGTATGATCGATACGGAAGTTGGTGATTTTAATGAAATCAAGGTTTTTGATTTGATCGAGGTGAATCTCATTCAATCCGATGACAATAGAATTGTTATCAAGGGAAAGAACGTGGATGACATTAAATGGATGAATAAAAAAGGCGTGCTGAAATTAAGAATGCAATTGGATAAAAAATTCACGGGAGAAGATACGCTCATAGAAGTACATTACACTGATTTGAACATTATAGATGGCAACGAAGGCGCTAAAATTACCTGTAACGAAATGGTGAAAAAGAGTAAAATAGAACTTCGAGCACAAGAAGGCGCCAAGATACATATTGGAATGGATGTGGATTATGCGGATATACGTGCGGTAACAGGTGGTATTGTCGAGGCATCTGGTTTAGCAAAAAATCAGACTGTGGTGCTAAACACAGGTGGTATTTTTGAAGGACGTGAACTCCGGACTTCCAGTACTGATATAAAGATTTCCGCAGGTGGTGAAGCTGAGGTATTTGCCTCTGAACAAATTGATATTAAAGTAAAAGCAGGTGGTGACGTAAATGTTTATGGCAATCCCAAGAAAGTGTACAAAAATACCTTTGTGGGCGGAAGGGTCTACATAGTAGAATAG
- a CDS encoding prephenate dehydratase, with amino-acid sequence MGLKVAIQGIRGSNHHQVAKDFFGDDIDLVECLSFDAIIHHLSNGSIDKGIMAIENSIAGSIIPNYNLVYHNNVHIIGEHYLNIHHNLMVLKGSSFADVKEVHSHPMALLQCKEFFKKYPDIKLVEDVDTAETAKRIKENKLANIAAIAPRVAADLYGLDIIADEIQTIKNNATRFIILKKQNRVLPKEEINKASLRFITDHKRGSLATVLNVMSDCNLNLTKIQSLPVIETPWKYAFFVDVTFDEYDFFKKAKSLLEIMSEDFRVLGEYKNALQ; translated from the coding sequence ATGGGTTTAAAAGTAGCAATACAAGGAATTAGGGGGTCTAACCATCATCAAGTGGCAAAAGACTTTTTTGGGGATGACATTGACTTAGTGGAATGCCTTTCTTTTGATGCTATTATACATCATTTATCCAACGGCTCTATCGATAAGGGAATAATGGCCATTGAGAATTCTATTGCCGGATCTATAATCCCCAATTACAATTTGGTGTATCATAACAACGTACACATTATTGGTGAACACTATTTAAATATTCATCATAATCTTATGGTCTTGAAGGGAAGTTCATTTGCGGATGTTAAAGAAGTGCATTCCCATCCTATGGCACTTTTGCAATGTAAAGAATTTTTTAAAAAGTATCCAGACATAAAACTGGTAGAAGATGTAGACACTGCCGAAACAGCAAAACGGATAAAAGAAAATAAATTGGCAAACATTGCTGCTATTGCTCCAAGAGTTGCTGCGGATTTGTATGGTCTAGATATTATTGCCGATGAGATTCAGACGATAAAAAATAATGCTACACGTTTCATCATCTTAAAAAAACAGAATAGGGTTTTGCCAAAAGAAGAGATAAACAAAGCATCGCTACGATTTATAACAGATCATAAACGTGGGAGTCTGGCCACAGTTCTAAACGTTATGAGCGATTGTAATTTGAACCTGACCAAAATCCAGTCTCTTCCGGTCATTGAAACACCATGGAAATATGCATTTTTTGTTGATGTTACTTTTGACGAGTACGATTTTTTCAAAAAAGCCAAGTCGTTACTGGAAATAATGTCAGAGGATTTTAGAGTATTGGGCGAATATAAAAATGCATTGCAATAA
- a CDS encoding nucleotide pyrophosphohydrolase: MNIENAQKAVDEWIKNHGVRYFNELTNMAQLTEEVGEVARIIARRYGEQSEKESDKSKDLGEELADVLFVVLCLANQTGIDLQDAFDKKLDLKTKRDHDRHQNNEKLK; this comes from the coding sequence ATGAATATAGAAAACGCACAGAAAGCCGTTGATGAATGGATAAAGAACCACGGTGTCCGCTATTTTAATGAATTGACCAATATGGCGCAGCTTACCGAAGAAGTAGGCGAAGTAGCTCGGATTATTGCCAGACGATATGGAGAACAAAGTGAGAAAGAATCCGATAAATCCAAAGATTTGGGCGAAGAGCTGGCCGATGTACTCTTTGTAGTGCTCTGTCTGGCAAACCAAACTGGAATAGATTTGCAAGATGCTTTTGATAAAAAATTGGACTTAAAAACAAAGCGCGATCATGATAGGCACCAGAACAACGAAAAGCTTAAATAA
- a CDS encoding bifunctional 3-deoxy-7-phosphoheptulonate synthase/chorismate mutase type II, giving the protein MENSKEMRKWLDDMALPHPLVIAGPCSAETEDQVLKIAHDLKDTDVNYYRAGIWKPRTRPGNFEGVGAIGLKWLQKVKEETGLKTATEVANRAHVDLALEHDVDLLWIGARSTVSPFIVQEIADALEGTDKIVLIKNPVNPDLSLWLGAVERLYSADIKNLGVIHRGFSTYEKTKYRNIPEWQLAIELQSKFPDLPIINDPSHITGKRDMIFDVSQTALDLNFDGLMIETHYDPDNAWSDAAQQVTPQRLVQIMNDLRIRKETDEEAEYNSKLNNLRAQIDVIDNQLIDTLGKRMKVSDGIGKLKKQRNVAVLQSNRWNAILGKMILEGESQGLSEEFVLRMFKAIHQESINHQEKIINK; this is encoded by the coding sequence ATGGAGAATTCAAAAGAAATGAGAAAATGGTTGGATGATATGGCCTTGCCACATCCACTGGTTATTGCAGGTCCCTGTAGTGCCGAGACCGAAGACCAAGTCCTTAAAATAGCGCACGATTTAAAAGATACAGATGTCAATTATTACCGTGCTGGAATCTGGAAACCCAGAACGCGACCAGGTAATTTTGAAGGAGTAGGGGCCATTGGATTAAAGTGGTTGCAAAAGGTAAAGGAAGAAACGGGTCTGAAAACGGCCACAGAAGTCGCAAATAGAGCTCACGTAGATCTTGCGTTGGAACATGATGTGGATTTGCTGTGGATCGGTGCACGTTCTACGGTAAGTCCTTTTATTGTTCAGGAAATTGCAGATGCGTTGGAGGGAACGGATAAAATTGTGCTTATCAAGAATCCGGTAAATCCAGATTTGTCCCTTTGGTTGGGAGCTGTAGAGCGTTTATATTCTGCAGATATTAAGAATTTAGGCGTAATCCACAGAGGCTTTTCAACCTACGAAAAGACAAAATACCGTAATATTCCTGAATGGCAATTGGCAATCGAACTACAGTCCAAGTTTCCGGATTTACCAATAATCAATGACCCAAGCCATATAACAGGGAAACGTGATATGATTTTTGACGTATCCCAAACTGCTTTGGATTTGAATTTTGATGGACTGATGATCGAGACGCATTATGATCCAGATAATGCATGGAGTGATGCTGCCCAACAAGTGACCCCTCAAAGATTGGTTCAAATCATGAATGATCTTCGTATTAGAAAAGAAACAGATGAAGAAGCGGAGTACAATAGTAAATTGAACAATCTAAGAGCCCAGATAGATGTAATCGACAATCAGCTGATAGATACCTTGGGAAAACGCATGAAAGTTTCTGATGGTATTGGAAAGCTCAAAAAACAAAGGAATGTGGCCGTCCTACAATCCAATAGATGGAATGCTATTCTGGGCAAAATGATTCTTGAAGGGGAATCCCAAGGATTGAGCGAAGAATTTGTTTTGCGAATGTTCAAGGCGATTCACCAAGAATCGATTAACCATCAAGAAAAGATTATCAATAAGTAG
- a CDS encoding pyridoxal phosphate-dependent aminotransferase, with the protein MMVTADRLHSVQEYYFSKKLREVRGLMNQGKPIINMGIGSPDLPPSKEAVTTLQEVLEDSKAHQYQSYQGLPELREAMANFYASRFKVHVDANTELLPLMGSKEGIMHISLAFLNVGDEVLIPNPGYPTYSSVTNLIGAKPVMYDLTAKNGWLPDIKALEKTDLSKVKLMWISYPNMPTGAKIDRLKMKELVAFAKANDLLIVNDNPYSFVLNDNPTSILQVEGAKEVALELNSLSKTFNMAGWRVGMVLGNSEHVTAVLKVKSNMDSGMFYGIQKGAITALESGGDWFEKLDEVYRKRRKLMFQLVDKFGATYDKDAAGMFIWAKLPEGSKSSEDFIDEVLYDKDVFIAPGTIFGSNGEGYIRFSLCVEEEKIKEAIRRFE; encoded by the coding sequence ATAATGGTTACAGCAGATAGGTTACATAGCGTTCAAGAATACTACTTCTCAAAAAAACTGAGGGAAGTCCGTGGTCTCATGAACCAAGGGAAACCGATTATAAATATGGGTATTGGTAGTCCAGATTTACCCCCTTCAAAAGAAGCGGTGACTACCTTGCAAGAAGTATTGGAAGATAGTAAAGCACATCAATACCAAAGCTATCAGGGGCTACCTGAACTACGAGAAGCCATGGCCAATTTTTATGCTTCACGTTTTAAGGTACATGTGGATGCCAACACCGAACTTTTGCCGTTGATGGGCTCAAAGGAAGGCATTATGCACATCAGCTTGGCATTTTTAAATGTGGGCGATGAGGTTTTAATACCAAATCCAGGTTATCCAACCTACAGTTCCGTTACAAATTTAATCGGGGCAAAACCAGTTATGTACGATTTAACGGCTAAGAACGGATGGCTGCCAGATATAAAAGCATTGGAGAAAACAGACTTGTCCAAGGTGAAATTAATGTGGATAAGCTACCCCAATATGCCCACTGGTGCCAAAATTGATAGGTTAAAGATGAAAGAATTGGTTGCTTTTGCCAAAGCGAACGATTTGCTCATCGTTAATGACAACCCATACAGTTTTGTCCTCAATGACAACCCTACCAGTATTTTACAGGTAGAAGGTGCGAAGGAAGTTGCGTTAGAATTGAATTCTCTTAGCAAGACCTTTAATATGGCAGGTTGGCGCGTTGGAATGGTGTTGGGAAATTCTGAACACGTTACGGCAGTTTTAAAGGTTAAGAGCAATATGGATTCCGGTATGTTTTATGGAATTCAAAAAGGAGCGATTACTGCGCTTGAAAGTGGAGGCGATTGGTTTGAAAAATTGGATGAGGTTTATAGAAAGCGTAGAAAACTAATGTTTCAATTGGTCGATAAATTTGGTGCTACCTATGATAAAGATGCTGCAGGAATGTTCATTTGGGCCAAGTTGCCGGAAGGGTCAAAATCCTCTGAGGATTTTATTGATGAGGTGTTATATGATAAAGATGTTTTTATTGCTCCAGGAACTATTTTCGGTAGCAATGGAGAAGGATATATACGTTTTTCACTTTGTGTGGAAGAAGAAAAAATAAAAGAAGCAATAAGGAGATTTGAGTAA
- a CDS encoding response regulator transcription factor: MYRYFLIIVLIINVLRVSAQHAVSGFVDLEHPEEWETDVRLSKLSIDNLKGENNGTPVAIARINEDGSFAFNKKYISDSDHLYRLSIDRIKKVMNDSIKTEVDFIHSNTGFIRFKKSKALFTSFTTTNKAQLEWEKLQQFEADLSGQYNSEDESIASHKGFVKDSLQILLVKLIGIKQLENKKLLDKDIAENELYYLSLLSELKESDLNPSSYLFLEKKLAYLNNVALEKELQQSRWMNLGLFVLVLVLGFVTLRVKRKKQTVVVPDLSKQETTIQNLILQGKSNKEIANELFISLSTVKTHITNIYNKLNVANRQELLQKSTGAST; this comes from the coding sequence ATGTACAGGTATTTTTTAATCATAGTCTTAATTATCAATGTCCTAAGGGTTTCGGCACAACATGCAGTTTCTGGTTTTGTTGACCTGGAACATCCTGAAGAATGGGAAACGGATGTACGATTGAGCAAATTGTCTATCGATAATCTGAAAGGAGAAAATAACGGAACTCCAGTTGCTATTGCCAGAATCAACGAAGACGGCTCATTTGCTTTTAATAAGAAATACATATCCGATTCGGATCATCTGTATCGACTGTCCATTGACCGTATCAAAAAGGTAATGAACGATTCAATAAAGACCGAAGTGGATTTTATCCATTCCAATACAGGTTTTATACGGTTTAAAAAGAGTAAGGCCTTGTTCACCAGTTTTACAACAACCAACAAAGCACAACTGGAATGGGAAAAATTACAGCAGTTCGAAGCGGATTTGTCGGGTCAATATAATTCAGAAGATGAAAGTATAGCATCGCATAAAGGATTTGTAAAAGACTCCCTTCAAATTTTATTGGTCAAATTAATTGGAATAAAGCAACTGGAAAATAAAAAACTACTTGACAAGGATATCGCTGAAAATGAGCTATACTATTTGAGTTTACTTTCAGAACTGAAAGAAAGTGACTTAAACCCTTCATCATACCTCTTTTTGGAAAAGAAGTTGGCTTACCTCAACAATGTTGCTTTGGAAAAAGAACTACAACAAAGTAGATGGATGAATCTTGGACTGTTCGTACTCGTACTTGTTTTGGGCTTCGTCACCTTAAGAGTGAAAAGAAAAAAACAAACTGTGGTTGTCCCTGATTTGAGTAAACAGGAAACCACTATTCAAAATCTGATTCTTCAAGGAAAAAGTAATAAAGAGATTGCCAATGAACTTTTTATCAGTCTAAGTACGGTAAAGACCCATATCACCAATATTTACAATAAACTAAACGTGGCCAATAGACAGGAGTTATTACAAAAGAGTACGGGTGCTAGTACCTAA
- a CDS encoding prephenate dehydrogenase, with protein sequence MNITIVGVGLIGGSFAKDFKELYPDSKITGVDKNESNANEASELGIIDNIGGYDALATSDIVFVSIPVNALTLELPKILDAVGDDTLVMDAGSTKKLICKTVDGHPKRRNFLACHPIAGTEFSGPSAAINGLYVGKTNIICEVEKTAFKLQEKALEIFQKMKMRIRYMNPDAHDKHIAYVSHLSHISSFMLGKTVIEKEKNERDIFDMAGSGFESTVRLAKSSPDMWTPIFEQNKENVIETLEEYIQNLETFKKLLVDNDFENVYEEMNNTNRIKQILKGIPLTK encoded by the coding sequence ATGAACATTACGATTGTTGGTGTCGGATTGATTGGAGGGTCTTTTGCCAAGGACTTTAAAGAACTGTATCCTGATTCAAAAATAACGGGTGTTGACAAGAATGAATCGAACGCTAATGAAGCATCGGAACTAGGAATTATAGATAACATAGGAGGTTACGATGCCTTGGCCACTTCAGATATTGTTTTCGTAAGTATTCCGGTAAATGCTCTGACATTGGAATTACCAAAAATCTTGGATGCCGTTGGTGATGATACTCTCGTTATGGATGCAGGCTCTACCAAAAAACTGATATGCAAGACTGTGGATGGGCATCCAAAGCGAAGAAATTTTTTGGCGTGTCACCCTATTGCAGGAACAGAGTTTTCAGGGCCGTCAGCTGCTATAAATGGATTGTACGTGGGAAAGACCAATATTATTTGTGAAGTAGAAAAAACCGCTTTCAAGCTTCAAGAGAAGGCTTTAGAAATTTTTCAAAAGATGAAAATGCGTATCCGTTATATGAATCCTGATGCACATGATAAGCACATTGCTTATGTATCTCACTTATCGCACATTAGTTCATTTATGTTGGGCAAGACCGTGATCGAAAAAGAAAAGAATGAGCGTGATATTTTTGATATGGCAGGTAGTGGTTTTGAAAGCACCGTTCGCTTGGCAAAAAGTTCCCCGGATATGTGGACGCCAATTTTTGAACAGAACAAGGAAAACGTAATCGAAACCTTGGAAGAATACATTCAAAATCTGGAAACGTTCAAAAAACTGCTCGTGGACAATGATTTTGAAAATGTTTATGAAGAAATGAACAATACCAATAGGATAAAACAAATTTTAAAAGGAATACCACTTACGAAGTAA
- a CDS encoding outer membrane beta-barrel family protein yields the protein MKHLYFLIFCFSISAIFGQDQFSLQGNVVDEHGNQVAVGDVLVYDESQENLIQYTQLYDGRFTFNTILGNSYYLRISALGFQDYEKPFLLDKNIELEITLMESAEQLEEVEVIAAKNPITNNNGNLKIDVQNPVFSSIPDPLDVLAKLPNVQIAADRESISIVGKGNPLIYMGGQHITFEELTALSVDTIESIELIANPSAKYEAEGRAVLLVTRKRNSGEGVRMNVSETASFRRNFNNYLNANGSYSNGNWTIQGNFAYNDLGQWESHTFAFGIPERDVFSDYIVLIDLNERVETNGGLGFFYPLKGNDYFSFNTTFRRQTNEAPIGTETFIRDNTREDNVTSNSNNDNTKDYFSGNANFNKKIGTDLNLFTGFQYSSYKQTLDTEISNNFNENGFNLDQTRNQLYEINSAAFRLDFTYDFSKNIKWEFGTNLNEAWADAFTDIQEITDNTNTILDFDYKESLYSGYTSLSGNLKKGMDYSLGLRVEYNQVQGLLEAESSPLIERENTNLFPKAGFNVKLDSTKTVSVNYARSVTRPNFSRTSSITVFINPFLEGANNVNLLPTFTNEFSANFQWKNKSINATYYRNTNPVNYTIRYDETLGRAIFSPTNLEKESGFTIGLTLPYSHKKWTSTNTISLNYNKIEDSTATLGSTSPYIYAYSNQQFKIKKDITIAFGGWLLTERQEGIFERNSMLVLDATLTKTFFDKLQCTIRLNDITKAMNFEESYDINGVQAEGVYFVDAQEVAFSIKYDLGNSKKAKFKNRNVDENLERIK from the coding sequence TTGAAGCATTTGTATTTTCTTATTTTTTGTTTTTCGATTTCCGCTATTTTTGGACAAGATCAATTTTCGTTACAAGGTAATGTGGTCGATGAGCATGGAAACCAGGTTGCGGTCGGGGATGTACTCGTTTATGATGAAAGCCAAGAAAACCTAATTCAATATACACAATTGTATGATGGTAGATTTACTTTCAATACCATTTTAGGGAACAGTTATTATTTAAGAATATCAGCCTTAGGGTTTCAAGATTACGAAAAGCCCTTTCTTCTCGATAAGAATATTGAGTTGGAAATTACTTTAATGGAAAGTGCCGAACAATTGGAAGAAGTTGAAGTCATAGCTGCTAAAAATCCAATAACAAATAATAATGGGAATCTAAAAATTGATGTTCAAAACCCTGTATTCTCCTCTATTCCCGACCCGTTGGATGTATTGGCCAAGTTGCCCAACGTTCAGATTGCGGCAGATAGAGAATCCATTTCAATTGTTGGGAAGGGAAATCCATTGATTTATATGGGAGGTCAACACATCACTTTTGAAGAATTGACCGCGCTTTCGGTGGATACCATTGAAAGTATTGAGTTGATTGCTAACCCCTCGGCAAAATATGAAGCAGAAGGAAGGGCTGTACTGTTGGTTACCAGAAAGAGAAATTCAGGTGAAGGTGTAAGAATGAACGTTAGCGAGACGGCTTCGTTTCGAAGGAATTTTAATAACTACTTGAATGCTAATGGAAGTTATTCTAATGGAAACTGGACGATCCAGGGGAATTTTGCCTACAATGATCTGGGACAATGGGAAAGCCATACGTTTGCTTTCGGTATCCCGGAAAGAGATGTGTTTTCAGACTATATTGTTTTGATAGATTTGAATGAACGTGTAGAGACAAATGGTGGGTTGGGTTTTTTCTATCCTTTAAAAGGAAATGACTATTTTTCTTTCAACACTACCTTTAGAAGGCAAACCAATGAAGCACCCATTGGAACAGAAACCTTTATACGGGATAATACCCGTGAGGACAACGTTACCTCAAATTCAAATAATGATAATACTAAGGACTATTTCAGTGGCAATGCCAACTTCAATAAAAAGATAGGAACCGATTTAAATCTTTTCACGGGTTTTCAATATTCCTCTTATAAGCAGACTTTGGACACAGAAATCTCGAATAATTTTAACGAGAATGGATTTAACTTGGACCAAACTCGAAATCAATTATATGAAATAAATTCGGCGGCATTTAGGTTGGACTTTACGTATGATTTTTCAAAAAACATAAAATGGGAATTTGGGACCAACCTTAATGAAGCATGGGCAGATGCGTTTACTGATATACAGGAAATAACAGATAATACAAATACGATTTTAGACTTTGATTATAAAGAAAGCCTGTATTCGGGGTATACTTCCCTATCAGGCAACCTTAAAAAAGGAATGGACTATAGCCTAGGATTGCGAGTAGAGTACAATCAGGTCCAAGGGCTATTGGAAGCGGAGTCGTCTCCACTCATTGAACGGGAAAACACCAATCTCTTCCCCAAAGCTGGTTTTAATGTTAAGTTGGATAGTACCAAGACAGTATCGGTAAATTACGCGAGAAGTGTTACAAGGCCAAATTTTTCAAGGACAAGTTCCATTACGGTATTCATCAATCCTTTTTTGGAGGGTGCGAACAATGTAAATCTATTGCCAACTTTTACGAATGAGTTTTCTGCCAATTTTCAATGGAAGAACAAATCGATCAATGCAACATATTATCGAAATACGAACCCTGTAAATTATACGATACGTTATGATGAAACATTGGGCAGGGCAATTTTTTCACCTACGAATCTAGAAAAGGAATCAGGTTTTACGATTGGATTGACCTTGCCTTATTCCCATAAGAAATGGACTTCTACAAATACCATCAGTCTTAATTATAATAAGATTGAAGACAGTACTGCAACATTGGGCAGCACTAGCCCATACATCTATGCATATTCCAATCAACAGTTTAAAATAAAAAAAGATATTACCATAGCTTTTGGCGGATGGTTACTCACAGAACGCCAAGAAGGTATTTTTGAACGTAACAGCATGCTGGTCTTGGATGCGACCCTTACAAAAACCTTTTTTGACAAATTACAATGTACTATCCGTTTGAACGATATTACAAAGGCAATGAATTTTGAGGAAAGCTATGACATCAATGGTGTTCAGGCAGAAGGGGTCTACTTTGTGGATGCACAAGAAGTTGCTTTCTCGATAAAATATGATTTAGGAAATTCTAAAAAAGCTAAATTCAAAAATAGGAATGTAGACGAAAATTTGGAAAGAATAAAATAA
- the gldA gene encoding gliding motility-associated ABC transporter ATP-binding subunit GldA → MSITVSNITKSFGTQKALNNVSFSIQKGEIVGFLGPNGAGKSTMMRILTTYYKANSGEAEVNGHNVLTSEQRVQKSIGYLPEHNPLYLDMYVKEYLAFNANVYQVAKKRIDTIIEQTGLTVEAHKKIGQLSKGYRQRVGLAAALLHDPEVLILDEPTTGLDPNQLIEIRKLIREIGKEKTILLSTHIMKEVEAVCDRVIIINKGEIVADKKLEELREAEEQIIEVEFDYRVEEMLLKKLPNATHVKNIGGFVYEITFNTTKDMRPAVFDFAHDNELKTLQLSRKNKNLESLFTELTS, encoded by the coding sequence ATGTCCATTACCGTAAGTAACATCACCAAAAGCTTTGGAACTCAAAAAGCATTGAACAATGTATCTTTTTCTATTCAAAAAGGAGAAATCGTTGGTTTCTTGGGTCCTAACGGTGCTGGAAAATCTACTATGATGCGCATTTTGACTACGTATTATAAAGCTAACTCTGGCGAAGCTGAGGTCAATGGGCACAATGTTTTAACATCTGAACAGCGAGTACAAAAAAGTATTGGTTACTTACCAGAACACAATCCGCTTTATCTTGATATGTATGTAAAAGAATATCTCGCTTTTAACGCAAATGTATACCAAGTTGCCAAAAAACGGATTGATACCATAATCGAACAAACCGGACTTACCGTTGAAGCACATAAAAAAATAGGCCAGTTATCCAAAGGATACCGACAACGTGTTGGCCTGGCGGCCGCCCTATTGCACGACCCAGAGGTACTCATCTTGGACGAACCCACAACAGGGCTTGATCCCAATCAATTAATTGAAATCAGAAAACTTATCAGAGAAATTGGAAAAGAAAAAACCATACTACTTTCCACCCACATCATGAAAGAGGTAGAAGCGGTCTGCGATAGAGTCATCATCATTAATAAAGGAGAAATTGTTGCCGACAAAAAGCTAGAAGAACTACGTGAAGCCGAGGAGCAGATTATAGAGGTTGAGTTTGATTACAGGGTTGAGGAAATGTTGCTCAAAAAGTTACCTAATGCCACTCATGTTAAGAATATAGGTGGTTTTGTTTATGAGATCACGTTCAATACCACAAAAGATATGCGACCGGCAGTTTTTGATTTTGCCCATGACAATGAGCTCAAAACATTGCAGTTGAGTAGAAAAAACAAAAATCTGGAAAGCCTTTTTACCGAATTAACAAGTTAG
- the rsgA gene encoding ribosome small subunit-dependent GTPase A has protein sequence MNGTVYKSTGSWYTVKSEEGDFYECRIKGKFRIKGIKSTNPVAVGDYVVFQLEEIGDETVAVITEITDRKNYIIRKSVNLSKQTHIIAANLDQVFLLVTLNSPQTFTSFIDRFLVTAEAYEIPVVILFNKMDTYDGNEMKEVGYLTTLYKSIGYHCIEIAASIGTNIELVKELMVNKTSMFSGHSGVGKSTLINALEPGLELKTAEISEQHLQGQHTTTFAEMYDLSFGARIIDTPGIKGFGIVDMEQDEIGDYFPEFFKLKSQCKFNNCLHLDEPKCAVKEALENNKISWSRYRSYVQMITGEDENYRVDVYK, from the coding sequence GTGAACGGCACTGTTTATAAATCTACTGGGAGTTGGTATACCGTAAAATCGGAGGAAGGGGATTTTTACGAATGCCGTATTAAGGGGAAGTTCCGTATTAAGGGTATTAAGAGTACCAACCCTGTTGCCGTAGGTGATTATGTGGTATTTCAACTTGAAGAGATTGGTGATGAAACTGTAGCAGTAATTACAGAGATAACAGATAGAAAGAATTACATTATTCGAAAATCGGTTAATCTCTCAAAACAGACCCACATTATAGCTGCGAATCTAGATCAGGTCTTTTTATTGGTCACGCTGAACAGCCCACAAACCTTTACCAGCTTTATTGACCGTTTTTTGGTAACGGCGGAAGCTTACGAGATTCCAGTTGTAATCTTGTTCAATAAAATGGATACCTATGATGGTAACGAGATGAAAGAAGTAGGATATCTTACCACTTTATACAAGAGTATTGGATACCATTGCATAGAAATAGCCGCATCAATTGGAACGAACATAGAATTGGTAAAGGAATTGATGGTCAATAAAACAAGTATGTTTTCTGGACACTCCGGTGTTGGCAAATCTACGCTCATCAATGCGCTTGAACCTGGGCTTGAACTAAAAACAGCGGAAATATCCGAACAACACTTGCAAGGACAACATACCACTACTTTTGCAGAAATGTACGACCTTTCTTTTGGTGCTAGGATTATAGATACCCCAGGCATTAAGGGCTTTGGCATAGTGGACATGGAACAGGATGAAATTGGGGATTATTTCCCCGAGTTTTTTAAACTGAAATCGCAATGTAAGTTCAATAACTGTTTACATCTGGATGAACCTAAATGTGCTGTAAAAGAGGCCTTGGAGAACAATAAAATATCGTGGAGTCGATATCGCAGTTACGTACAGATGATTACTGGTGAAGATGAAAATTATAGAGTTGATGTTTATAAATAA